Below is a genomic region from Mycoplasma phocoeninasale.
TTGAATTTAGCAAGGTTATGGAAGTATTTTCTTTAGTGTTTAAGCAAGAAAAAATAGTTGACTATTTTGTTAAGAAAATCGATCTAAAGGGTTTTCTTGAGGTTGCACTATCTAATATAAAATTTGAAACCCCAAAGACTCAAGAAAAATGAGAAAAGGTTTTAAAAGAATTAAATAAATTTATTGATAAAAAATATACAGAATTTATTCTTCCTACTATAAAAGATTCATTTAAAAAAATATTTTCAGATACAGCATTAATTAGTAAATCTAATTCATTTACGGAATTAGTTGTTAACTTTATAATTGGTAAAAAAGCAGAATTAAAAGCAAAAACTATTGAATATGTAAAAGAATTACTTGGCGATAATAATGGAACTAATCTAAAAGACAATTTTTCAGAATTGTTTGTTTCTCTTGCTGATGAAAATTCTGGTGGTGCAAGTTGAACAGAAGATCAAAAGAAACACACAAAAGAATTTATGGTTAAATTGCTTAACTCTTTTACAAAATTTGAATTGACAGAGAAATTGGTAGATATCATATTTGACAATATTGAAACAAATATTCAAAAGGAATTATTCAATTTCAACAGATATAATATAAAAATTAATTTAGTTGATATCTTTAATGGCTTAAAACATCAAGAATTAATTAATTTTATAAAAACTATAAAACCAGAAGAAATTAAAGATTTATCAATACTTGCATTGAGAAATTGAGAAGCTATTCTAGGCAGTTTTACTGGCTCAATCGGTGATAAAAATACCAACGATAAAAAAGAAAATATTTTTGATGTATATGGGGAATTAAATATTAACAAGGAAACTTGAATTCAGTTATTTAAGGAAACATTTAATAGATTAGATGAGGCCGGAAAAGGCGCAGTTAATGCTGAATTGCAAGCAATTTTTAGTAAGTTCCATTCAAATGAAACAGTAAAAAGGTTTATCAAATTCCAATTACATAGAATAAGAAAACAAATCGTAACTGATGACCCAATGTTTGATAAATTGTCAACTAAGATATTTGATGATATTTCAAATAGTCTAGAAGATGTGCTGTTATCAAATATAGTAAGTAGTATTAGTCAAGAACTAGTTAATTTGGAAGGCAAAAATATAAATTCAATTGAAGATATAAACAATAAAATTGAAGGTTCGCTAGCAAAAATTAAAACAAATTTCATTGCTTTAATCAAAAAAGTGCTTAGGGACCAAATAAAAGACCAAAAAGGTTCTAAGCAATTATCTGATTTAGTTTTCTATCTACTAAATAAAAAATTAAAATTAGATGTTACAAATGTTAATGCTGAAAATGTAAAACTTTTCATTTCTAGAATATTATCTAGCTCATTAAATTCACAAATTGTGGACTCTTTAATTTCAAATCTCGTAGATAAAGTATTTAAAATTAAATTCTTTGATGAGGAAAAAATTCTAAGTAAAGATAAGATCCTTTCTCAAGCAAAAAATATGATTAACTCAATAGATTATAATTCAATAATTTCTAAAGAAAATTTAGCTAAGTTATTATCAGGAATTTTTGAAAACAGCGATGTCAACATGACAAGCGAAGAGATAGTTTCTTTCTATGAATATATAAGCAATAATTGATCAAAATTAAAAACCCTAAAACAAGAAGAAAACTTTAATTGAGAATTATTTAATAAATTTATTAAAGATTTCAACAAATATGCAGTCAGAACAATTAATTCTTTCGCCCTAGGTTTAAAGAGTGATTCAAAAAACAAAATTAAAGATTCACTAAGTAAGGCGATAATAAAAATAGCTAAAAATCATGTAAAAAATCTTGATAATTCAAAATTACAAAATAAATACGCTGACTCTAACAAAATTAAAGAAGTTATTGATCTAGTTTTGGATTACAAAGAATCGAAAAAATTAGTTACTGACATAATTTCAGGAATCAGTTCTGATAATCCTTATGAAGAGAATTCAACATTAAATGATATCATCGTAAAAATTGCAACTGATTCCAAAGAGAAATTAATTGATGATATCAATTCAATTATCATTCAATTGTCAAAAGATGAAAAAGCCTTAGATATAATCATTGGCGAAATATTTAAATATGCTTCATTAGAAAATACAACTGAAGACGATAAGGCCTTATTTAAAAACATAATCAAAAAAGTTATTCCAACAATACAAAAAACTAATTTTTATAAAAAAACTGTGATGGAACGTCTATTTAAAATAATTTTAGATAATGTAAAAAGTAAGGGAATTTCAAGTGTTGGAACATGAATAAATGATGTTCTAGTTGAATTTAGCTCGATATTTAGCTTTGCCGATATTGGTATATTCGCAAATCTAATTGGTGATGAAAATGGAATCAACGGTTCAGATTTAGTTAAATTAATAAATTTATTTTTCGGAAAATCTAACCTAAATAATTCACTGCTTTACAATAACCTTAAAAATATAAATATGAATCCTAATGTTGCTGAAAGAACTAATCTCACAACATTAAATGAAATTGCAAGAGGAAGAAAGAATATTTTTGAACATAAAATTGTAACTGATCCTAATTATGTAAAAGTTGAATTTGATCCATTTGAATTTTTAGATAAAATGTTTAAATTGTTAGCTCAAGAAGTAACAGCAGAATCAAATAAAATACATAATTATTTAACAGATTACAATGTTAGACATAAACAGGATGCATACAAAGCTACATATCGTTTCTTAGTAGCCTTAAAATTAGCAATTTTTGAAATGTATGGAAGAGAAACACCAGATTATGAAAGAGAAACCTCATCTTTAATATATGCAGGTCTTTATAGAAGCAAAATTTCAATTTTATGAGAAATCCAAGAGGGTACAAATTTAAAATGAGCATACAAAAAATTCTCAGGAATGAATACTCATTTTACAACTGATTTTTTAAGGAAAGAATTTACAAACTATGTTCAATATATAGATTGAAAATATAAATATCACTACCCAAAAGAAGAAAGATATACTCCAGATTCAATTGATTACATAATAGCATCAAGTGGATACAAAGATTCTGAAAAAGATAAACTAACTCCATTTAAATATAAAGTAACAGCAAATGGAAAAGAAGGACAAATTAGCAAAAGAGACTATATTCTTCTAACGCTTAAGGAAGGTGGATTTGCTAAATTCATGAAAATAAATGATGTTAAATCAATGTCAAGTTGAAGTGGATTAGATCAAGTTGATTTTTCTAAGATTGATGACTAATTAGTATATAAGAGCGAAAGTAATTTTGCTCTTTTTTTATTCGCTTTTTTAACAATTTGAAACAGTAAAAAAAATGTTTTGACTAAAAATTAACTAAATTTTGCGGCTAACATTAATAATAAATTTTAAAACTATTTTCTCATTTTTGTTTTTGGGATTTATATTGTTAATATAAATTTAGTTCTAGTAATAAGATAGAAAAATAAAAAAATCATTAAAAAATTGCCTTTTTTGGGCCAAAATTTCACAAAAAGTAAAAATTATCGTAAATTTATAATAATATTTTTTTGTTCGTAACACTTGTTATAATTTCATTTATTTCTAAATTACGAGGTTGCTAACATAAGACAAAATATG
It encodes:
- a CDS encoding SGNH/GDSL hydrolase family protein, with amino-acid sequence MKKSKKIASRLTTLGTLIVLGSAGIIAASCTTTKTKKPIYERIVFDQSEVSGKIDYVALGDDYAAGNNYSDNNYALNDFDVDSQVVHGVSYASYFANAINELKDSKTNLRSYKNYGLSGSTIEQWLYILNPEKYRSTAIIEKNFEYNRNLANGTGSNRLQKTFGNFSDADYMRLRDDISRANLITLSVGYNDFFAGNDIFDILLEFNNIDSNISQLEEKLKEWVEKAEQISSFIYENYDRLITEIRRINQNANITLVGYTNPFLKLSSIIKNQFALNKDYIHEGIKILNNEIKAVAYSNNVNFVTYNNESEILSNPLEYSSNLFEMLPTIKGYKKLAQDLFMKLALGENEYNAIISDQVIEDADSKGYKKSIAFDVESNNVKSLILGNEGVNKRYDFEQQEENHKILETQDDSFNSKIFSVYKAQFNNGENMSSFELLEFFFRSLKILGIDLLEFREKFDQLEAQLESSEETRKTFIEFVNQVYESGTITSELKSFNKRTNDLIQNNSLQNITTKDIARIYYDEFSSADHIYNFYKEMSKTKFLQDSKINREFRMYIKPFFASLTNKYLYEAFFNLLNIKIDDKSVAQIDFELQLEAFTDSLINVAFDSPDQYGGYKNYTEFIGALLQRDKLEIKNLLDAFIKWLEEDPAFADKFINSVANSFIDIYKIEGDNQRVIREFVRIFFLNFNKLKNIEKLVSFVAESFTAVKHANSKTPNINELFSTFVDNMITDKYDAANENKLLFTLASANLGRNDAEKQAYQAGLEIISLSFIANEDFFDTKNENYYENNEKREKIFKLLTNLIKDKEKELTPDGKKFISNILGRLVEQAFLDENSDLNKTIKRLLDYFIVEPIIQNIKNNFNSNEKFGIESLEQFIRNIWNTLWSQIKNDASINGIKKLTSSILERAEHYDNESLYAFVVSVFKDGENNHLYDLIKILVSQLTATDGVFDNVFDTALQWFERETDYKFEDEVREKLSVYSKELLKNVPNSTLYEHIENKLKEVANSVNKTEQKNFNDFSKYISDEMNKFLTKDNKSIIPKLLDVFLARDKFNVYHIEFSKVMEVFSLVFKQEKIVDYFVKKIDLKGFLEVALSNIKFETPKTQEKWEKVLKELNKFIDKKYTEFILPTIKDSFKKIFSDTALISKSNSFTELVVNFIIGKKAELKAKTIEYVKELLGDNNGTNLKDNFSELFVSLADENSGGASWTEDQKKHTKEFMVKLLNSFTKFELTEKLVDIIFDNIETNIQKELFNFNRYNIKINLVDIFNGLKHQELINFIKTIKPEEIKDLSILALRNWEAILGSFTGSIGDKNTNDKKENIFDVYGELNINKETWIQLFKETFNRLDEAGKGAVNAELQAIFSKFHSNETVKRFIKFQLHRIRKQIVTDDPMFDKLSTKIFDDISNSLEDVLLSNIVSSISQELVNLEGKNINSIEDINNKIEGSLAKIKTNFIALIKKVLRDQIKDQKGSKQLSDLVFYLLNKKLKLDVTNVNAENVKLFISRILSSSLNSQIVDSLISNLVDKVFKIKFFDEEKILSKDKILSQAKNMINSIDYNSIISKENLAKLLSGIFENSDVNMTSEEIVSFYEYISNNWSKLKTLKQEENFNWELFNKFIKDFNKYAVRTINSFALGLKSDSKNKIKDSLSKAIIKIAKNHVKNLDNSKLQNKYADSNKIKEVIDLVLDYKESKKLVTDIISGISSDNPYEENSTLNDIIVKIATDSKEKLIDDINSIIIQLSKDEKALDIIIGEIFKYASLENTTEDDKALFKNIIKKVIPTIQKTNFYKKTVMERLFKIILDNVKSKGISSVGTWINDVLVEFSSIFSFADIGIFANLIGDENGINGSDLVKLINLFFGKSNLNNSLLYNNLKNINMNPNVAERTNLTTLNEIARGRKNIFEHKIVTDPNYVKVEFDPFEFLDKMFKLLAQEVTAESNKIHNYLTDYNVRHKQDAYKATYRFLVALKLAIFEMYGRETPDYERETSSLIYAGLYRSKISILWEIQEGTNLKWAYKKFSGMNTHFTTDFLRKEFTNYVQYIDWKYKYHYPKEERYTPDSIDYIIASSGYKDSEKDKLTPFKYKVTANGKEGQISKRDYILLTLKEGGFAKFMKINDVKSMSSWSGLDQVDFSKIDD